The following proteins come from a genomic window of Crassostrea angulata isolate pt1a10 chromosome 1, ASM2561291v2, whole genome shotgun sequence:
- the LOC128167122 gene encoding uncharacterized protein LOC128167122, which produces MGCCNDSSVLSRVATVVIVVSFACCTVAIFTPYWSNLESNGTVNYTGLILTCTNDITNCFSLDNVLSVYQGTDYYDDFLATLSLQLVGWVCVLVGMVIMIVFSSCVPNKILGWVAIIFMLLGGLCITVSLILYGASLTDLYNSLLNWSFGLDVAGAALALTAAVLMIVNSCIIP; this is translated from the exons ATGGGCTGCTGTAACGATTCCTCCGTGCTGTCTAGGGTAGCCACCGTGGTGATCGTGGTGTCCTTCGCCTGCTGTACCGTGGCCATCTTCACCCCCTACTGGTCCAACCTGGAGTCCAACGGGACCGTCAACTACACCGGCCTCATCTTAACCTGTACCAATGACATCACCAACTGCTTCAGCCTGGATAACGTGCTGTCCGTCTACCAGGGCACGG ATTACTACGACGATTTCTTGGCCACATTGTCCCTTCAGTTGGTCGGCTGGGTCTGTGTTCTGGTTGGCATGGTGATCATGATTGTTTTCTCTAGCTGTGTCCCGAACAAGATCCTCGGTTGGGTGGCTATCATATTCATGCTACTTGGAG GACTTTGTATCACGGTGAGCCTGATCCTGTACGGAGCCTCCCTGACAGATCTCTACAACTCCCTCCTGAACTGGTCCTTCGGGTtggacgtggccggggctgcCCTCGCGCTCACTGCCGCGGTCCTGATGATCGTCAACAGCTGCATCATACCCTGA
- the LOC128182712 gene encoding ubiquinol-cytochrome-c reductase complex assembly factor 1-like isoform X2, whose translation MSRCVLSKCYHCLRKNVIPTNKTITEKLYRQVRTGQFLRIPPCESTALLSVRHQDQSMMKAAAIKSLFLITQTQHRKMSDIAEKSIEPSVGSRWLEKVKAFLTKTDNPTKLPIRHLQAAGSILILSISDYVSYEELLHICNLDDTFYSFYKLLELHTWMVLHRLRQEGNDGLVAGMAFVDAMWRDIEPRLKIAGAQMSQKTDGLYYLNNHFNSAVVAYDEALLVNDDKAMAHALWLNVFDGRDCDPRNLELLLAYTRKQMQHLHKIESKLFLNGQKIEFLPIEFDDGDKQIKRRPKKEYHIPRPKKSTSIID comes from the exons ATGTCTCGTTGCGTTTTATCGAAATGTTATCACTGTTTAAGGAAAAATGTAATACccacaaataaaacaattacagAAAAATTGTATAGACaa GTTAGGACTGGACAGTTTTTGAGGATACCACCATGTGAGTCAACAGCTCTATTATCTGTCAGACATCAGGACCAGTCCATGATGAAAGCTGCTGCCATTAAATCTCTCTTCCTTATCACTCAG ACCCAGCATAGAAAGATGTCAGATATTGCAGAAAAGAGTATAGAACCTTCTGTTGGCAGTAGATGGTTGGAGAAAGTAAAGGCATTCCTCACAAAGACTGATAACCCAACCAAGCTACCTATACGG CATTTACAAGCTGCAGGATCAATTTTAATCCTGTCTATCTCAGATTATGTCTCCTATGAGGAACTCCTACACA TTTGTAATCTAGACGACACATTTTATTCTTTCTACAAATTACTGGAGCTTCACACATG GATGGTATTACATCGGCTGCGACAGGAAGGAAATGATGGACTAGTCGCTGGGATGGCTTTCGTAGACGCCATGTGGAGGGACATTGAACCTCGACTTAAAATTGCTGGG GCCCAAATGTCTCAGAAGACGGACGGCCTGTATTACCTTAACAATCACTTCAATTCTGCTGTTGTTGCTTATGATGAG GCTTTGTTGGTCAATGATGATAAAGCAATGGCTCATGCGCTGTGGTTGAATGTTTTTGATGGCAGGGACTGTGATCCTCGAAATCTAGAACTTTTGTTGGCCTATACCAGGAAACAG ATGCAGCATCTTCATAAAATTGAGTCTAAACTCTTCCTGAATGGACAGAAAATCGAATTTTTACCTATAGAATTTGATGATGGGGATAAACAGATAAAAAG acGTCCAAAGAAAGAGTACCATATACCAAGGCCCAAAAAGAGCACGTCCATCATAGACTGA
- the LOC128182712 gene encoding ubiquinol-cytochrome-c reductase complex assembly factor 1-like isoform X1: protein MLACTRDVYTSLPVPNQIYPFWGICMKPHNDKASRVRTGQFLRIPPCESTALLSVRHQDQSMMKAAAIKSLFLITQTQHRKMSDIAEKSIEPSVGSRWLEKVKAFLTKTDNPTKLPIRHLQAAGSILILSISDYVSYEELLHICNLDDTFYSFYKLLELHTWMVLHRLRQEGNDGLVAGMAFVDAMWRDIEPRLKIAGAQMSQKTDGLYYLNNHFNSAVVAYDEALLVNDDKAMAHALWLNVFDGRDCDPRNLELLLAYTRKQMQHLHKIESKLFLNGQKIEFLPIEFDDGDKQIKRRPKKEYHIPRPKKSTSIID, encoded by the exons ATGTTGGCCTgtaccagggacgtatatacgtccctgcctGTACCCAACCAGATATATCCTTTCTGGGGAATATGTATGAAACCCCATAATGATAAGGCATCAAGG GTTAGGACTGGACAGTTTTTGAGGATACCACCATGTGAGTCAACAGCTCTATTATCTGTCAGACATCAGGACCAGTCCATGATGAAAGCTGCTGCCATTAAATCTCTCTTCCTTATCACTCAG ACCCAGCATAGAAAGATGTCAGATATTGCAGAAAAGAGTATAGAACCTTCTGTTGGCAGTAGATGGTTGGAGAAAGTAAAGGCATTCCTCACAAAGACTGATAACCCAACCAAGCTACCTATACGG CATTTACAAGCTGCAGGATCAATTTTAATCCTGTCTATCTCAGATTATGTCTCCTATGAGGAACTCCTACACA TTTGTAATCTAGACGACACATTTTATTCTTTCTACAAATTACTGGAGCTTCACACATG GATGGTATTACATCGGCTGCGACAGGAAGGAAATGATGGACTAGTCGCTGGGATGGCTTTCGTAGACGCCATGTGGAGGGACATTGAACCTCGACTTAAAATTGCTGGG GCCCAAATGTCTCAGAAGACGGACGGCCTGTATTACCTTAACAATCACTTCAATTCTGCTGTTGTTGCTTATGATGAG GCTTTGTTGGTCAATGATGATAAAGCAATGGCTCATGCGCTGTGGTTGAATGTTTTTGATGGCAGGGACTGTGATCCTCGAAATCTAGAACTTTTGTTGGCCTATACCAGGAAACAG ATGCAGCATCTTCATAAAATTGAGTCTAAACTCTTCCTGAATGGACAGAAAATCGAATTTTTACCTATAGAATTTGATGATGGGGATAAACAGATAAAAAG acGTCCAAAGAAAGAGTACCATATACCAAGGCCCAAAAAGAGCACGTCCATCATAGACTGA
- the LOC128182712 gene encoding ubiquinol-cytochrome-c reductase complex assembly factor 1-like isoform X3, whose protein sequence is MMKAAAIKSLFLITQTQHRKMSDIAEKSIEPSVGSRWLEKVKAFLTKTDNPTKLPIRHLQAAGSILILSISDYVSYEELLHICNLDDTFYSFYKLLELHTWMVLHRLRQEGNDGLVAGMAFVDAMWRDIEPRLKIAGAQMSQKTDGLYYLNNHFNSAVVAYDEALLVNDDKAMAHALWLNVFDGRDCDPRNLELLLAYTRKQMQHLHKIESKLFLNGQKIEFLPIEFDDGDKQIKRRPKKEYHIPRPKKSTSIID, encoded by the exons ATGATGAAAGCTGCTGCCATTAAATCTCTCTTCCTTATCACTCAG ACCCAGCATAGAAAGATGTCAGATATTGCAGAAAAGAGTATAGAACCTTCTGTTGGCAGTAGATGGTTGGAGAAAGTAAAGGCATTCCTCACAAAGACTGATAACCCAACCAAGCTACCTATACGG CATTTACAAGCTGCAGGATCAATTTTAATCCTGTCTATCTCAGATTATGTCTCCTATGAGGAACTCCTACACA TTTGTAATCTAGACGACACATTTTATTCTTTCTACAAATTACTGGAGCTTCACACATG GATGGTATTACATCGGCTGCGACAGGAAGGAAATGATGGACTAGTCGCTGGGATGGCTTTCGTAGACGCCATGTGGAGGGACATTGAACCTCGACTTAAAATTGCTGGG GCCCAAATGTCTCAGAAGACGGACGGCCTGTATTACCTTAACAATCACTTCAATTCTGCTGTTGTTGCTTATGATGAG GCTTTGTTGGTCAATGATGATAAAGCAATGGCTCATGCGCTGTGGTTGAATGTTTTTGATGGCAGGGACTGTGATCCTCGAAATCTAGAACTTTTGTTGGCCTATACCAGGAAACAG ATGCAGCATCTTCATAAAATTGAGTCTAAACTCTTCCTGAATGGACAGAAAATCGAATTTTTACCTATAGAATTTGATGATGGGGATAAACAGATAAAAAG acGTCCAAAGAAAGAGTACCATATACCAAGGCCCAAAAAGAGCACGTCCATCATAGACTGA